In Anas acuta chromosome 5, bAnaAcu1.1, whole genome shotgun sequence, a single window of DNA contains:
- the FIBIN gene encoding fin bud initiation factor homolog, whose translation MRALRLLWLGWLCSLCRGYFEGPLYPEMSNGTLHHYFVPDGDYEENDDPERCQLLFRVSEQRRCGAAAAAGGGLSLREELTVLGRQVEDAGRVLEGIGKSISYDLDGEESYSTYLRRESAQISDAYSSSDRSLSELEGKFRQGQEQGGREEARLGDSFLGLLLHARALLRETRDISSGLRDKHDLLALTVRSHGARLSRLKNDYLRA comes from the coding sequence ATGCGGGCGCTGCGCCTGCTGTGGCTCGGCTGGCTGTGCAGCCTGTGCCGGGGGTACTTCGAGGGCCCGCTGTACCCCGAGATGTCCAACGGCACGCTGCACCACTACTTCGTCCCCGACGGGGACTACGAGGAGAACGACGACCCCGAGCGCTGCCAGCTGCTCTTCAGGGTGAGCGAGCAGCGGCGGtgcggcgcggcggcggcggcgggcggcgggctGAGCCTGCGGGAGGAGCTGACGGTGCTGGGCCGGCAGGTGGAGGACGCGGGCCGGGTGCTGGAGGGCATCGGCAAGAGCATCTCCTACGACCTGGACGGCGAGGAGAGCTACAGCACCTACCTGCGCCGCGAGTCCGCGCAGATCAGCGACGCCTACTCCAGCTCGGACCGCTCGCTGAGCGAGCTGGAGGGCAAGTTTcggcagggccaggagcagggcgGCCGGGAGGAGGCTCGCCTGGGCGACAgcttcctggggctgctgctgcacgcCCGTGCCCTGCTCCGCGAGACCCGCGACATCTCCAGCGGGCTGCGCGACAAGCACGACCTGCTCGCCCTCACCGTGCGCAGCCACGGCGCCCGCCTCAGCCGCCTCAAGAACGACTATCTCCGCGCCTGA